One stretch of Cervus canadensis isolate Bull #8, Minnesota chromosome 5, ASM1932006v1, whole genome shotgun sequence DNA includes these proteins:
- the AJM1 gene encoding apical junction component 1 homolog, translating into MTRTDPPDLLVSTVYQDIKVAAPGPVSRPPPCERPMARPAAPAHFNKRHCRSFDFLEALDGVTMEARQEAPPPEPAAPRARSRDGETRRRARSKSAPRAPPSLAPAPASPPVLPRRGREAQRAARADASPRREAAYPALRALANELHPIKLQPQRGGPGRIAPLCAATNRCAPVEPSAGPAPHVRCRLDIKPDEAVLQHAARSSRPCGPPETAPWPRAAPQLHGLTVPGPRHVALSRTPTPSDSYCTDPRALYCDGPLPGPRDYAERRSVPFTTPPGPTQFFYTEEPESHPGGFMASPGPPFDGYYPRPFLPEEPPGPSPRRGSGYYAGEVRTFPVQEPPSRSYYGEAPRAYGPPCGPRYAPEEPRARPAARAFYTEDFGRYRNREALTRTYPHPRGSPAWGDWGPRPYRTLQVAPPPDPGPLLASWHGGTGTSPPRLATDSRHYSRSWDNILAPGPRREDPLGRGRSYENLLGHEAREPRGTSPEGRRPPVVVNLSTSPRRYAALSLSETSLSEKGRVGEGPGRNWYVTPEITITDNDLRAAERPAARSWEMPGSRPRQSQPAAPDGPAPGRQRSLEQLDELITDLVIDSRSPAGQALEPASDGLGRQLRRLLDSRPSGPGGLALAPRSPPASAGSAEEPAGQGQAADASPEPSADEDDLMTCSNARCGRTETMFNACLYFKSCHSCYTYYCSRLCRREDWDAHKARCVYGRVGSVCRHVLQFCRDSGPVHRAFSRIARVGFLSRGRGVLFLGFPSPGSADNFLRFGLEGLLLSPTYLSLRELATHAAPLGSYARELAAAGRLYEPAECFLLSVSVAVGPGATPPGAPARPAPAPRSPGPTVRKFAKVALAAGSPARPPPARGREPDMETLILTPPPGTAGLDQDGEAGRRAREVAFIHIQRELRLRGVFLRHEFPRVYEQLCEFVEANRRFTPTTIYPTDRRTGRPFMCMIMAASEPRALDWVASANLLDDIM; encoded by the coding sequence ATGACCCGCACCGACCCACCGGACCTGCTGGTGTCGACCGTGTACCAGGACATCAAGGTGGCGGCCCCGGGGCCCGTGTCGAGGCCCCCACCATGTGAGCGCCCCATGGCCCGGCCTGCGGCGCCCGCGCATTTCAACAAGCGCCACTGTCGAAGCTTCGATTTCCTGGAGGCGCTGGACGGGGTGACCATGGAGGCCCGCCAGGAGGCGCCGCCCCCGGAGCCCGCCGCGCCGCGTGCCCGATCCCGCGACGGCGAGACCCGGCGCCGCGCCCGCTCCAAGAGCGCCCCCCGCGCGCCCCCGAGCCTGGCGCCCGCGCCCGCCTCACCACCCGTGCTGCCGCGCCGAGGCCGAGAAGCGCAGCGAGCGGCGCGGGCCGATGCGTCGCCCCGCCGGGAGGCCGCGTACCCCGCGCTGCGCGCGCTCGCCAACGAGCTGCACCCCATCAAGCTACAGCCGCAGCGGGGCGGCCCCGGCCGCATCGCGCCCCTCTGCGCTGCAACCAACCGCTGCGCGCCAGTCGAGCCATCCGCGGGGCCCGCCCCCCACGTCCGCTGCCGCCTGGACATCAAGCCGGACGAAGCGGTGCTGCAGCACGCCGCCCGGAGCTCGCGGCCCTGCGGGCCCCCCGAGACCGCGCCCTGGCCCCGCGCCGCCCCGCAGCTGCACGGCCTCACGGTGCCCGGGCCTCGCCACGTGGCCCTCTCGcgtacccccacccccagtgactCGTACTGCACCGACCCCCGGGCGCTGTACTGCGACGGGCCGCTCCCCGGGCCCCGGGACTACGCCGAGCGCCGGAGTGTGCCCTTCACCACCCCGCCGGGGCCCACCCAGTTTTTCTACACGGAGGAACCCGAGAGCCACCCTGGGGGCTTCATGGCCAGCCCAGGGCCGCCCTTCGACGGCTACTATCCCAGGCCCTTTCTGCCCGAAGAGCCCCCGGGGCCCAGTCCAAGACGGGGGAGCGGCTACTACGCGGGGGAAGTTCGCACCTTCCCGGTCCAGGAACCACCCTCCCGCTCCTACTACGGGGAGGCCCCCCGCGCCTACGGCCCGCCCTGCGGCCCACGTTATGCCCCCGAGGAGCCTCGAgcccgccccgccgcccgcgCGTTTTACACTGAGGACTTTGGGCGGTACCGCAATCGAGAAGCCCTGACGCGGACTTATCCACACCCGCGAGGCAGCCCAGCCTGGGGAGACTGGGGGCCGCGGCCTTACCGCACGCTGCAGGTGGCGCCCCCGCCGGACCCTGGCCCGCTGCTCGCCTCCTGGCACGGCGGCACGGGCACCAGTCCACCCCGGCTAGCGACCGACAGCCGCCACTACTCGCGCTCCTGGGACAACATCCTGGCACCAGGGCCACGCCGCGAAGACCCCTTGGGCCGTGGCCGTAGCTATGAGAACCTCCTGGGCCACGAGGCCCGGGAGCCGCGGGGCACGTCCCCCGAAGGCCGGCGCCCGCCCGTCGTCGTGAACCTGTCCACCTCGCCCCGACGCTACGCGGCGCTGTCCTTGTCCGAGACGTCGCTGTCCGAGAAGGGCCGTGTGGGGGAGGGCCCCGGCCGAAACTGGTACGTCACACCGGAGATCACCATCACCGACAACGATCTGCGCGCCGCCGAGCGCCCGGCCGCCAGGAGCTGGGAGATGCCGGGGAGCCGCCCCCGCCAGTCTCAGCCTGCCGCCCCCGACGGCCCCGCCCCTGGCCGCCAGCGCAGCCTCGAACAGCTGGACGAGCTCATCACTGACCTGGTCATCGACTCGCGGTCCCCTGCCGGCCAGGCGCTCGAGCCCGCGTCCGACGGCCTGGGCCGCCAGCTGCGGCGCCTGCTCGACTCGCGGCCCTCGGGGCCCGGGGGCCTGGCTCTGGCGCCGCGCTCGCCACCTGCGTCCGCCGGTAGCGCCGAGGAGCCCGCCGGCCAGGGGCAGGCGGCCGACGCCTCCCCTGAGCCCAGCGCGGACGAGGACGACCTGATGACGTGCTCCAACGCGCGCTGCGGGCGCACGGAGACCATGTTCAACGCCTGCCTCTACTTCAAGTCCTGCCACAGCTGCTACACCTACTACTGCTCGCGCCTGTGCCGCCGCGAGGACTGGGACGCGCACAAGGCGCGCTGCGTGTACGGCCGCGTCGGCAGCGTGTGCCGCCACGTGCTGCAGTTCTGCCGCGATAGCGGCCCGGTGCACCGCGCCTTCTCGCGCATCGCGCGAGTCGGCTTCTTGTCCCGCGGCCGCGGAGTGCTCTTCCTGGGCTTCCCGAGCCCCGGCTCCGCAGACAACTTCCTGCGCTTCGGCCTCGAGGGGCTGCTGCTGTCGCCCACCTACCTGTCGCTGCGCGAGCTGGCCACGCACGCGGCCCCACTGGGCAGCTATGCTCGGGAGCTGGCGGCCGCTGGGCGCCTCTACGAACCAGCCGAGTGCTTCCTGCTTAGCGTGTCGGTGGCTGTGGGCCCCGGTGCCACCCCGCCCGGCGCTCCTGCCAGGCCAGCGCCCGCACCTCGCAGCCCGGGACCCACGGTGCGCAAGTTCGCCAAAGTGGCGCTGGCGGCCGGCAGCCCAGCACGGCCGCCCCCCGCGCGGGGCCGCGAACCTGACATGGAGACATTGATCCTGACGCCGCCGCCCGGCACCGCGGGCCTAGACCAGGACGGCGAGGCGGGCCGGCGAGCACGCGAGGTGGCCTTCATTCACATTCAGCGAGAGCTGCGGCTGCGCGGCGTCTTCCTGCGCCACGAGTTCCCGCGCGTCTACGAGCAGCTCTGCGAGTTTGTCGAAGCCAACCGGCGCTTCACGCCCACCACCATCTACCCCACGGACCGGCGCACCGGCCGCCCCTTCATGTGCATGATCATGGCTGCGTCCGAGCCGCGCGCACTCGACTGGGTGGCCAGTGCGAACCTCTTGGATGACATCATGTGA
- the TMEM141 gene encoding transmembrane protein 141 isoform X1, protein MVNLGLSRVDDAVASKHPGLGEYAACQSNAFVKGVSTFVTGTGATFGLQMLVQRRLPFPFQWKVLVAVVAGSVASYWVTRVESQKCSNLWLFLETGQLPRDMHTDRRS, encoded by the exons ATGGTGAACCTGGGCCTGTCCCGGGTGGACGACGCCGTGGCCAGCAAGCACCCG GGACTAGGTGAATACGCCGCGTGCCAGTCGAACGCTTTCGTGAAGGGCGTTTCCACCTTTGTCACAG GTACCGGTGCGACCTTCGGCCTGCAGATGCTGGTCCAGAGGAGGCTTCCATTCCCCTTTCAGTGGAAGGTGCTGGTGGCTGTGG TTGCAGGCTCAGTGGCCAGCTACTGGGTGACCCGCGTAGAATCGCAGAAATGCAGCAACCTCTGGCTCTTCCTGGAGACAGGGCAGCTCCCCAGAGACATGCACACAG ATCGGCGTAGCTAG
- the RABL6 gene encoding rab-like protein 6: protein MFSALKKLVGSEQAPGRDRNIPAGLQSMNQALQRRFAKGVQYNMKIVIRGDRNTGKTALWHRLQGKKFVEEYIPTQEIQVTSIHWSYKTTDDIVKVEVWDVVDKGKCKKRGDGLKMENDPQEAESEMALDAEFLDVYKNCNGVVMMFDITKQWTFNYILRELPKVPTHVPVCVLGNYRDMGEHRVILPGDVRDVLDHLDRPPGSSYFRYAESSMKNSFGLKYLHRFFNIPFLQLQRETLLRQLETNQLDIDATLEELSVQQETEDQNYDIFLEMMEARSRGHASPLTTNGQSPSSGSQSPVVPPSAVSTGSSSPSTPQPAPQPPLQAPPAPPAPAEAPPPPAAPPRRGIIARLFGAAPATESAPPPPEPAPATEAPAKVQNVEDFVPEDSLDRSFLEDTAPAKDEKRLGARGPPDSDSDGETPAGNPMVAGFQDDVDLEDKPPSRPLPPTGRAPSEDITLSSEEEAEEGAGHPKAAVLAPQKCPEPETRRSSTRAAGPPRDAAPRKAEPRRPGGTKARPEGPSRGLEEGTDQPASSESDTEGPIAAQMLSFVMDDPDFESDSDAQRRAGEFPVREDLSDLTDEEAGPVQPPAPPKPLAPSFRLKDDSDLFGLGLEEPGRKDSSEEDKKGRPPAKEKKKKKKKGKEEEDKAAKKRSKHKRSRERADDKGRDERRRRPRGPQRTALDELEAFLGGGAPGGPLRGGGDYEAL, encoded by the exons ATGTTCTCCGCGCTCAAGAAGCTGGTGGGGTCGGAGCAGGCGCCGGGCCGCGACAGGAACATCCCGgccgggctgcagtccatgaaccAGGCGCTGCAGAGGCGCTTCGCCAAGGGGGTGCAGTACAACA TGAAGATCGTGATCCGCGGGGACAGGAACACAGGCAAGACAGCGCTGTGGCATCGGCTGCAGGGCAAGAAGTTCGTGGAGGAGTACATCCCCACGCAGGAGATCCAGGTCACCAGCATCCACTGGAGCTACAAAA CCACTGACGACATCGTGAAAGTTGAAGTCTGGGATGTAGTTGACAAAG GAAAATGCAAGAAGCGAGGCGACGGCTTGAAGATGGAGAACGACCCCCAGGAG GCGGAGTCTGAGATGGCCCTGGACGCCGAGTTCCTGGACGTGTACAAGAACTGCAACGGGGTGGTCATGATGTTTGACATCACCAAGCAGTG GACCTTCAACTACATCCTGCGGGAGCTGCCCAAGGTGCCGACCCACGTGCCCGTGTGCGTGCTGGGGAACTACCGCGACATGGGCGAGCACCGCGTCATCCTGCCCGGTGACGTGCGCGACGTCCTCGACCACCTGGACAG GCCCCCGGGATCCTCTTACTTTCGCTACGCCGAGTCCTCCATGAAGAACAGCTTCGGCCTCAAGTACCTGCACAGGTTCTTCAACATCCCCTTCCTGCAGCTTCAG AGGGAGACACTGCTGCGGCAGCTGGAGACGAACCAGCTGGACATCGATGCCACGCTGGAGGAGCTGTCCGTGCAGCAGGAGACCGAGGACCAGAACTATGACAT CTTCCTGGAGATGATGGAGGCGCGCAGCCGTGGCCACGCGTCCCCGCTGACCACCAACGGACAGAGCCCGTCCTCCGGCTCCCAGTCCCCCGTGGTGCCTCCGAGCGCAGTGTCCACGGGCAGCTCCAGCCCTAGCACGCCCCAGCCGGCTCCGCAACCGCCCCTCCAGGCGCCCCCGGCGCCCCCTGCCCCCgccgaggccccgcccccgccggccgcACCTCCCCGACGCGGCATCATCGCTCGGCTGTTCGGGGCAGCGCCAGCAACCGAGtcggcccccccacccccag AGCCAGCCCCAGCTACAGAGGCCCCAGCAAAAGTCCAGAACGTGGAGGACTTCGTTCCTGAAGACAGCCTGGACCGCAGCTTCCTGGAGGACACAGCCCCCGCCAAGGATGAGAAGAGACTGGGAGCCAGGGGCCCCCCGGACAGCGACAG CGATGGGGAGACCCCGGCAGGGAACCCGATGGTGGCAGGTTTCCAGGACGACGTGGACCTTGAAGATAAGCCTCCCAGCAGGCCCCTGCCACCCACGGGCCGCGCCCCCAGCGAGGACATCACTCTGTCCAgcgaggaggaggcagaggaaggggcAGGGCACCCCAAGGCCGCAGTGCTAGCACCCCAGAAGTGCCCTGAGCCAGAGACCAGACG GTCCTCCACCAGGGCTGCGGGGCCGCCCCGGGACGCGGCTCCCCGGAAGGCAGAGCCCCGCCGGCCGGGCGGCACCAAGGCCCGCCCGGAGGGACCTTCTCGCgggctggaggagggcacggacCAGCCAGCGTCATCAGAGAGCGACACGGAGGGGCCCATCGCCGCCCAGATGCTGTCCTTTGTCATGGACGACCCAGACTTTGAGAGCGACTCAGACGCTCAGCGGAGAGCG GGCGAGTTCCCTGTGCGAGAGGACCTGTCCGACCTGACTGATGAGGAAGCTGGCCCCGTGCAGCCCCCTGCGCCCCCCAAGCCCCTGGCCCCCTCCTTCAGACTGAAGGATGACTCCGACCTCTTTGGGCTGGGGCTGGAAGAGCCAGGCCGCAAGGACAGCAGCGAGGAAG ATAAGAAGGGCAGGCCCCCCgcgaaggagaagaagaagaagaagaagaagggcaAAGAG GAAGAAGACAAGGCGGCAAAGAAGAGGAGCAAGCATAAGAGGAGCCGGGAGCGAGCGGACGACAAGGGCAGGGacgagcggcggcggcggccccgggGCCCGCAGAGGACGGCCCTGGACGAGCTGGAGGCCTTCCTGGGCGGCGGGGCGCCTGGCGGACCCCTCCGCGGCGGCGGCGACTACGAGGCGCTCTAG
- the CCDC183 gene encoding coiled-coil domain-containing protein 183 translates to MKIHNEAEMEEQIQELKTITRLQDQCRALQIQSVKEKTVKNKATLALLRSNIRRKSQEWALAKKYDQWTISRACGKDVPLRLANSRCTMEVAREKLRKYVFDRVNVHNVLIHLVRRRGRKLESMQLELAGLKSQPDATKEELRLRQVIRQLENNIEKTTIKITTSQNIHFLYMDLLDHLKKKLAGYPTELDKLQNLVANYCMELSDMTVMSKDAMMITDEVKMNMSQGEATFIEERRARENRLNQQKKLIDKIHTKETSEKYRRGRQDLDFPSNLMGPETLKVRKREASKADVEYQTNVTALVEKVKTAVQCSHLWDIAGRFLAQKSTEEDLELQMEDCEERRAQLEALMKKLEIEEAMLKFRQTPSSVSFKSVEKKMKDMLKEEEDRLQLAHSNMTKSQKLLLTIQTGIDNLYIRLMGIPLPTGQKEAAPSTTLDTYSKLAYCEGRLLYLADRVQILAGTEEVNTKVRDALESSTLKEKQNTRISFEEMEEDVIETFQFADVDHSYVPSRAEIKRQGQRLIEEKLKVAKKKKK, encoded by the exons ATGAAGATCCACAACGAGGCGGAGATGGAGGAGCAGATCCAGGAGCTGAAGACCATCACTCGGCTCCAGG ACCAGTGTCGGGCGCTGCAGATCCAGTCGGTAAAGGAGAAGACAGTCAAGAACAAAGCCACGCTGGCTCTCCTGCGCAGCAACATCCGCCGCAAGTCCCAGGAGTGGGCTTTGGCCAAGAAG TACGACCAGTGGACCATCTCCAGGGCCTGTGGGAAGGACGTGCCCCTGAGGCTGGCGAACAGCCGCTGCACCATGGAG GTGGCGCGGGAGAAGCTGCGCAAGTATGTTTTCGACCGCGTGAACGTGCACAACGTGCTGATCCACTTGGTGCGGAGGCGCGGGCGGAAGCTGGAGAGTATGCAGCTGGAGCTGGCCGGCCTGAAGAGCCAGCCGGACGCCACCAAGGAGGAGCTGCGCCTGCGGCAG gtcATCCGTCAGCTGGAGAACAACATAGAAAAGACGACGATCAAGATCACCACAAGCCAAAATATCCACTTCCTGTACATGGATCTGCTGGACCACCTGAAAAAG AAGCTGGCAGGATACCCTACAGAGTTGGACAAGCTGCAGAATCTCGTGGCCAACTATTGCATGGAGCTGTCAGACATGACAGTCATGTCCAAGGATGCCATGATGATTACAGATGAGGTCAAG ATGAACATGAGTCAAGGGGAGGCCACCTTCATCGAGGAGCGCCGGGCACGAGAGAACCGGCTGAACCAGCAGAAGAAGCTGATCGACAAGATCCACACCAAGGAGACCAGCGAGAAGTACCGCCGG ggCCGGCAGGACTTGGACTTCCCCTCCAACCTGATGGGTCCAGAAACTCTGAAAG TGAGGAAGAGAGAGGCCTCCAAGGCTGACGTCGAATACCAGACGAACGTGACTGCTCTGGTGGAGAAGGTCAAGACTGCTGTGCAGTGCTCCCACCTCTGG GACATTGCTGGCCGGTTCCTGGCTCAGAAGAGCACGGAGGAGGACCTGGAGCTGCAGATGGAGGACTGTGAGGAGAGGCGGGCGCAGCTGGAGGCCTTGATGAAGAAGCTGGAGATAGAGGAGGCCATGCTCAAGTTCCGCCAGACGCCCAGCTCCGTCAG CTTTAAGTCtgttgagaagaaaatgaaagatatgctGAAGGAGGAGGAAGACCGGCTGCAGCTGGCTCACAGCAACATGACCAAGAGTCAGAAGCTACTGCTGACCATCCAGACTGGCATCGACAACCTCTACATCCGCCTGATGGGCATCCCCCTGCCCACGGGCCAG AAGGAAGCAGCGCCCTCGACCACCCTGGACACGTACAGCAAGCTGGCGTACTGCGAGGGGAGGCTGCTGTACCTGGCTGACCGAGTGCAGATCCTGGCCGGGACGGAGGAG GTCAACACCAAGGTGAGGGATGCTCTGGAGTCCTCCACCCTGAAGGAGAAGCAGAACACCAGGATCAGCTTTgaggagatggaggaggatgTCATAG AAACCTTCCAGTTCGCCGACGTGGACCACAGTTATGTGCCCTCGCGGGCCGAGATCAAGAGGCAGGGTCAGCGGCTGATCGAGGAGAAGCTCAAGGTggccaagaagaagaagaagtga
- the TMEM141 gene encoding transmembrane protein 141 isoform X2, with translation MVNLGLSRVDDAVASKHPGLGEYAACQSNAFVKGVSTFVTGTGATFGLQMLVQRRLPFPFQWKVLVAVVAGSVASYWVTRVESQKCSNLWLFLETGQLPRDMHTEEGS, from the exons ATGGTGAACCTGGGCCTGTCCCGGGTGGACGACGCCGTGGCCAGCAAGCACCCG GGACTAGGTGAATACGCCGCGTGCCAGTCGAACGCTTTCGTGAAGGGCGTTTCCACCTTTGTCACAG GTACCGGTGCGACCTTCGGCCTGCAGATGCTGGTCCAGAGGAGGCTTCCATTCCCCTTTCAGTGGAAGGTGCTGGTGGCTGTGG TTGCAGGCTCAGTGGCCAGCTACTGGGTGACCCGCGTAGAATCGCAGAAATGCAGCAACCTCTGGCTCTTCCTGGAGACAGGGCAGCTCCCCAGAGACATGCACACAG AGGAAGGCTCCTGA